A stretch of Deltaproteobacteria bacterium DNA encodes these proteins:
- a CDS encoding PAS domain S-box protein, giving the protein MRDSPAAPPGWSDDFWRLLGGQEQAFAFIQRALEAHPDGVYWMDAHDNFVYLNGVACSALGYAREELVGKNLLFINRMATPERMAQVWNVLRSEGTYQVETTLHRKDGTDFPIEILASYVKLGDREYNCGYARNITTRIQVREALTAAKEAAEATSRLKSEFLNIAAHELKTPLAAVVLSVQLASNLLEAGAPPRQALERARGRLSHLTELVNDLVDVARLERQRLSLRRSRTDLGALVNQVVEDFAILAPGRVVFDAGARPVIFVEADTVRIQQVLYNLLDNAMKHGVPQGSVQVRVRPSERQVRVEVVDGGPGIPKPLQAGLFTQVFQTTGVRSGSNHGLGLGLFICQGILALHEGSIGVDSDSGRGSTFFFELPTVE; this is encoded by the coding sequence ATGCGCGACTCACCGGCTGCACCACCGGGCTGGTCCGACGACTTCTGGCGCCTCCTCGGCGGCCAGGAGCAGGCCTTCGCGTTCATCCAGCGCGCGCTCGAGGCCCACCCCGACGGCGTGTATTGGATGGATGCCCACGACAACTTCGTCTACCTGAACGGGGTCGCGTGCTCGGCGCTGGGCTACGCGCGCGAGGAGCTGGTGGGGAAGAACCTCCTCTTCATCAACCGCATGGCCACTCCGGAGCGCATGGCTCAGGTCTGGAACGTGCTGCGCAGCGAGGGCACCTACCAGGTCGAGACGACGCTGCACCGAAAGGACGGCACCGACTTCCCCATCGAGATCCTGGCGTCGTACGTGAAGCTCGGCGACCGCGAGTACAACTGCGGCTACGCGCGCAACATCACCACCCGCATCCAGGTTCGCGAGGCGCTCACCGCCGCAAAGGAAGCTGCCGAGGCGACGAGTCGTCTCAAGTCGGAGTTCCTCAACATCGCCGCGCATGAGCTCAAGACGCCCCTCGCCGCGGTGGTGCTCTCCGTGCAGCTCGCGTCGAACCTCCTCGAGGCCGGCGCGCCGCCGCGCCAGGCGCTCGAGCGCGCACGCGGCCGGCTGAGCCACCTCACCGAGCTGGTGAACGACCTCGTGGACGTGGCCCGGCTCGAACGCCAGCGCCTCTCGCTCCGTCGCAGCCGCACCGATCTGGGCGCGCTCGTGAACCAGGTCGTGGAGGACTTCGCCATCCTCGCGCCGGGCCGGGTGGTCTTCGACGCGGGAGCGCGGCCCGTGATCTTCGTCGAGGCCGACACCGTGCGCATCCAGCAGGTGCTCTACAACCTCCTCGACAACGCCATGAAGCACGGCGTGCCCCAGGGCAGCGTGCAGGTGCGCGTGCGCCCCAGCGAGAGGCAAGTCCGCGTGGAGGTGGTGGACGGCGGCCCAGGAATCCCCAAGCCGCTGCAGGCCGGGCTCTTCACGCAGGTGTTTCAGACGACCGGCGTCCGCAGCGGCAGCAACCACGGCCTGGGGCTCGGCCTGTTCATCTGCCAGGGAATCCTCGCGCTGCACGAGGGCTCCATCGGCGTGGACAGCGACTCCGGACGAGGGAGCACGTTCTTCTTCGAGCTGCCGACCGTCGAGTAG
- a CDS encoding lamin tail domain-containing protein has protein sequence MKWLGGLACLALAGCLNNVEPIAPGTGSTSAHTHGSSSSGTATGSASSSGSGSTSGTASSSASSSTSSSSSSSASSTASSASSGSSGSSTSTASSSGSTTTASASSGSDSGSTGTGSTGAASTGTGSTSGTTGSGCALGGVLISQIRSRGAAGASDEFVELYNASGTDVTLDSSWVIKVFTTSTYSTHWTGAGQNLPAWGHFLIVGSAYNQTPAGDDTLSSNGISDTSSVILNHGNTTADAVCFYDTTVTLANAITQFATATCEGTPVSNAPHTNTSANASNVDSSIVRIPGGATGNNCTDSGDNATDFAAEAPAVPHNAASTPTP, from the coding sequence ATGAAGTGGCTCGGTGGCTTGGCTTGCCTGGCGCTCGCAGGTTGCTTGAACAACGTGGAGCCCATCGCTCCCGGCACGGGCTCGACCAGCGCCCACACGCACGGCTCGTCGAGCAGCGGCACCGCGACCGGCTCGGCCTCGAGCTCGGGCTCGGGAAGCACCAGCGGAACCGCGTCGTCGAGCGCGAGCTCGAGCACGTCGTCGAGCAGCAGCAGCTCAGCTTCATCCACCGCGTCGAGCGCGAGCAGCGGCAGCAGCGGCTCCTCGACGTCCACGGCATCGAGCAGCGGCTCGACGACCACCGCGAGCGCGTCGAGCGGAAGCGACAGCGGCTCCACCGGCACCGGGAGCACGGGCGCAGCGAGCACGGGCACCGGCAGCACCTCGGGCACGACGGGCAGCGGCTGCGCGCTGGGCGGCGTGCTCATCAGCCAGATCCGCAGCCGTGGCGCGGCCGGCGCGAGCGATGAGTTCGTCGAGCTCTACAACGCGAGCGGCACAGACGTGACTCTGGACAGCTCGTGGGTCATCAAGGTCTTCACCACCAGCACCTACTCCACGCACTGGACGGGCGCGGGCCAGAACCTGCCGGCCTGGGGCCATTTCTTGATCGTCGGCTCGGCGTACAACCAGACTCCCGCGGGTGATGACACGCTCTCCAGCAACGGCATCAGCGACACGTCGAGCGTCATCCTCAACCACGGAAACACCACTGCCGACGCGGTGTGCTTCTACGACACCACCGTCACGCTGGCGAATGCCATCACGCAGTTCGCGACCGCGACCTGCGAGGGCACTCCGGTGAGCAACGCACCCCACACGAACACCAGCGCCAACGCGAGCAACGTGGACTCGAGCATCGTCCGCATTCCCGGCGGCGCCACGGGCAACAACTGCACCGACTCGGGCGACAACGCGACCGACTTCGCCGCGGAGGCACCCGCCGTCCCGCACAACGCCGCGAGCACGCCCACGCCGTAG